Proteins found in one Seonamhaeicola sp. S2-3 genomic segment:
- a CDS encoding TIGR02281 family clan AA aspartic protease, whose amino-acid sequence MEKINGVYFLPCKVNNLPLKFILDTGASRVSISETEALFMIKNGYLNKEDMGETEYYSLANGAVTEGLTVNLKTIEIGGIILNDIKASIVLEQKAPLLLGQTVLEKLGAYKIIGNQLVLENYDDNSNDKLFLLDEKNGFKSIKIGSHASEFKNYESQCFQNDEEFVCNIINAPDELLTIFDKKMNALVLVFDIKTKLLKEIKVVKVYNVAVKTETDAKNSSTEAINDYTYLSAMYSSVLEKKPELLNNEIFDLAGKVGSMSYWDSKNISLSVLFELADTSINETGNLEMQYTLTVSYKKNVKTTKTDLLKKF is encoded by the coding sequence ATGGAGAAAATCAATGGTGTTTATTTTTTGCCCTGTAAAGTCAATAATCTTCCCTTAAAATTTATTTTAGACACAGGAGCTTCAAGAGTTTCCATTTCAGAAACAGAAGCCCTATTTATGATAAAAAATGGCTATCTGAACAAAGAAGATATGGGGGAGACTGAATATTATAGTCTTGCTAATGGTGCTGTGACTGAAGGTCTAACAGTTAACTTAAAGACTATTGAAATTGGTGGAATAATACTAAATGACATAAAAGCTTCTATTGTGCTTGAACAAAAAGCACCCTTGCTTTTAGGACAAACAGTTCTTGAGAAATTAGGGGCTTACAAGATTATTGGAAATCAACTTGTTCTAGAAAATTATGATGATAATTCAAATGATAAGCTATTTCTTTTAGATGAAAAAAACGGATTTAAATCAATAAAAATCGGCTCTCATGCGTCAGAATTTAAGAATTACGAAAGTCAATGTTTTCAGAATGACGAAGAATTTGTTTGTAATATTATCAACGCTCCTGATGAACTATTAACAATATTTGATAAAAAAATGAATGCTCTCGTTCTAGTTTTTGACATAAAAACGAAACTTTTAAAAGAAATAAAAGTAGTTAAAGTTTATAATGTTGCCGTTAAAACAGAAACAGATGCCAAAAATTCAAGCACAGAGGCTATTAATGATTATACATATTTGAGTGCAATGTATTCAAGTGTTTTAGAAAAGAAACCCGAATTATTAAATAATGAGATATTTGATTTAGCAGGAAAAGTTGGTTCTATGTCTTATTGGGATAGTAAAAATATATCACTAAGTGTTCTTTTTGAATTGGCTGATACAAGTATAAATGAAACTGGGAATTTAGAAATGCAATATACTCTAACGGTTTCCTATAAAAAAAATGTAAAAACAACTAAAACCGATTTATTAAAGAAATTTTAA